A window of [Clostridium] innocuum genomic DNA:
GTATGTTCCTTATGTACCGTGGACCGCAGAACATACAAAGGAACAAGGAACTACGGATATCCGTTTCTTGGCGGTCATGAGTGCAGCGGGACGATTATAAAGACAGGCAGAGGTGTTGTAGGTGTAAAGGCAGGCGATAAAGCAATTTTTACATCCGGATATTGTAACCAGTGTGAGCTGGATCGCTCCGGCAGAGGAACGCAGTGCAATCGCAAAAAGGAAATGCCGAAACGCTCAAGTCTGGATGGGAATATACTGGGTGGCGGCTTAAGTGAATATCTGGTGATTCCTGCATGGCAGATTATCCGTATGCCTGATGATGTGGATATGCGGCATGCAGCACTAACAGAGCCTCTGGCATGCTGTATTCACAGTATACGCAAGGCAAGATTAAAGTTTGGTGATACTGTTGTCATTATCGGTATGGGTATTATGGGGTACTTCCATGTGAAGCTGGCTCAGATGTGCGGTGCACGCATTATTGTGAGTGAAACCGATGAAGAAAAGAGGAAAACGGCGATTCATGAAGGGGCTGCCTATGCCTTTGATCCAAGTCAATGTGATGTCGGTGAAGAAATTCGCAGGCTGACGGATGGGCTGGGGGCAGATGCTGTCATCAACACCATACCGTTCAAAGAGGTGTGGCAGCAGGCAATTGACATGTTGGCACCATATGGCAGACTGATTGCCTATAGCTCACAAAACAGCAAGGAACCAATCGGTGTGGATTTCGGCATGGTGCATAGTCGTGAAATAGAATTTATCGGAACGCTGAATCCGACGATTGAGGATAATCAGATGGCGGTCAAGCTGATCGGTTATCAAATGATTGATATGGAGAAGGTGATTGACCGTGAATTCAGCTTTGCACAGGGAAAAGAAGCCTTTGATTATGCATGTAAACCGAGTGTTTACCGTGTCATGATCAATTACGGAAAGGAAGATAACTGATATGCTAGTAACATTAAAGGAAATTCTAACAAAGGCAAAGCAGGAGAATTATGCCGTGCCTGCCTGCAATATTGATAATGAACATAATCTGCGTGCTGCCATCGAGGCGGCAGAAGAAATGAATACCGGAATTATATTGAATACAACACCGGTTGCCAATCCGGATCTGGAAAGCTTTGGACGAATTGCAGTGGATCTTGCCAGACGCTCCCGAGTAAAGATTGCCCTGAATCTGGATCATGGCAAAACCTTTGAAGACTGTCTGCTTGGCATTCGCGCAGGCTATACCTCCATCATGATCGACCGTTCCTTACTGCCGTTTGAAGAAAATATCAGAGAGGTGCAGGAGATGGTACGCATTTGTCATGCACTGGGAATCAGTGTGGAAGCTGAGCTTGGTCATGTAGGTGTTGGTGAGCAATATCATACTGACGGACATCAGGCATTTACCCGTGTTGAGGAAGCAGTGGAATATGTAAAGCAGACCGGAGTGGATGCACTTGCGGTTGCCATTGGTACTGCACATGGCGTATATAAAGGTACTCCGCAGATTCATTTTGACCTTCTTCATGAATTGAAGGATGCACTGGATATTCCGCTCGTTCTTCATGGCGGCAGCGGTACCGGGGATGAAAATCTGGCACGCTGTGCAAGAGAGGGAATCAATAAAATCAATTTGTCCAATGATTTGAAACGCAGTGCGATTGAAAATCTGGTTAAGGAGGATTTGAGCGGCAATGCCGTTTATCAGCTGTATCCGCTGCTTGCGGAGGGATTCAAACATAAAATCAAGCACTATATCCGTCTGTTTGGCTGTGAGGGCAAGTAATGGAAAGCATTCTGGCTTCTGTAAAGAGGGAGCTGGCTGTCATCCACTTTATCTTTTTCATCCGGATAAGACATTGCTGCATATGACATGACACCGCCGGTGTTGACGTTTGACTATTTCCGTTTATTGGAAAAAGCATTTCGCAGTTAAGACGATTCGGTAGAAAAACAATTACCGGACAATATTGAAAATACAGGAGGAAATCGCTTATGAAGGTTTTGGTAACATCCAAGTCTTTTGGTAAATTAAGTAGGAAACCGATACAAAGATTACAGGATGCAGGCTTTGAGGTCTATGGAAATGAAAAGGGAAGACTGCTGAATGAGGAGGAAATGGTGGAAGCCGTTCAGGGGATGGATGCTGTCATTTTAGGGACAGAGGTTTTCAATCGCAATGTCATTGATCATGCGGATAAATTGAAAATCGTTTCACGCTATGGTGTGGGGCTGGATAAAATTGATGTGGAATATTTAAAGGAAAAAGGCATTGCATTACAAATTGCACGCAATGCAAATACAAACTCCGTAGCGGATCACACCATAGGACTTATGCTTTCTCTTTGTCACAATATTACAAGAAGTGATGCCAATATCCGCTCGCATGTGTGGAAAAAGCCGATTGCAAAGGATTTGTATCAAAGCACCGTCGGTATCCTTGGGCTGGGTGCCATTGGAAAAGCTGTTGCACGAAGACTGAAGGGGTTTGATTGTCATATACTCGCATTTGACAGCTATTATGATGAGGCGTTTATCCGGGAGTATGGCATACGCAAGGCGGATATAAACGAGATCGTGAGCAGCAGTGATTTTCTGACGCTGCATCTTCCTGCACTTGCAGAGTTTTCACCATTACTGGATGCGAAGGCTCTTTCCAAAATGAAAAAGGATGCGATTATCATCAATACGGCACGGGCGAAGCTCATTGACAGGCAGGCATTGTATGATGCTTTGCACAATGGGCAGCTTTACGGCTACGGAAGTGATGCGCATTATATGGAGCCCGGCTTTGATGAGGAGCTGATCGCCTGTGAGAATACCGTTCTGACACCGCATATTGCCGCAAGCAGTGAAGGGGCAATCAATCGCATGTCGGATATCGCGGTTGATCATGTGCTGGCATATTTCGGCTGTCAGTAGCCGCTGGGTAATTGAAGAATGCATACAATATGCTTTTTGTTTCAGATAGCTTCATATACAGGAGGATGAACATGAAAATTGATGATAGGCTGGAAAAGCTGAAGCAGTTTGATACACCGTCCATTACCAATGTGGTCGCAACCTATCCGGATAAGGAATATTGCCTGGGACTGTATCATCCATGGCGCGGACAATGGTATACGGATGAGCGTGCAAGGGTTATGTATCCAGAGCTAGGCAGAACCGTCGGCTATGCGGTTACGTGTACCTATGGTCTTGCGGACCCGAACTATGAGTGCCTGAAGTTCGCAGATGTGTTAAAAGCAGTTGCAGCTGTCGGAAAACCGGTGGTACTGATTGTGAAACAGGATATGCCGGAAGAGATTAAGTGTCGTAACGGCTTGCTGGGTGGAAATATGATGACAGCACTTCGTTCTGCCGGCTGTGTCGGTGTCATCAGTGACGGTCCGAGCAGAGATGTGGATGAGATTCGTCCGCTGCAGATGCAATACGTGTTAAGCGGTGTTACGGCAGGTCATGGAAAATGGGCAGTGCAGTCCGTGAATACCGGTGTGGAGGTTTTTGGGATGCAGGTTAGTCCGGGGGAAATCATTCACATGGATGAAAACGGAGCGGTGAAGTTTCCGGCATCCGTCATAGATCAGGTAATTGAAAAAGCAGAATATCTGCAGAAGTTTGAAGAAAACAGACAACGGAGGATGAGAGAAACCGAAGATGTGGATGAACTGATCAAAATCATGTCCGGCTTCTACGATTGATATATGGAAAATTTTATTTATGATATACCGACAAAGGTGTATTTTGGAAAGGGACAACTGCAGCAGCTTCATACCATTATGAAGGAATTCGGAGAGCGGGTCTTACTTGTTTACGGAGGAGGCAGTATCCGTCGTAACGGTATTTATGACGAGGCGGTTACAGAATTGCATACGGCGGGAAAGAAGTATGTGGAGCTGTTTGGTGTAGAGCCAAACCCTTCCCTTACAACGGTGGAAAAGGGAGTGGCGTTATGCCGCAGGGAGAATGTGGATGTTATTGTGGCAATAGGAGGAGGCAGTGTGATTGATTGTGCCAAGGTTGTGTCTGCCGCTGTATGCAGTACCTTGTCGCCATGGGAGCTGGTGCTTCACCCGCAGGAAATAAAAAAAGCGATTCCGGTTATTGCGGTTTTGACAATTGCGGCTACCGGCAGTGAGATGGATCATATTGCTGTTATCACGAATCCGGATACAAAAGAGAAAATAGGTACACGGAATCCACTCCTTCGCCCAAGGGCTGCGATACTGGATCCTACCTTTACCTTTAGTGTAAACCGCTATCAGAGTGCCTGTGGTGTGGCTGATATTATGAGCCATACGATGGAGTCTTATTTTGCACGGGAGGATGCCGGTTTACAGAACCGGTTTGCGGAAGGTATACTGAAAATCTGTACAGCATACGGACCGCTCGTATTGAAGGAGCCGGATAATTATGAAGCAAGAGCCAATCTCATGTGGGCAGCAAGCTGGGCAATCAATGATATGCTGAAGCTGGGGCATATGACACAGTGGAGTGTTCATCCGATGGAACATCCGCTCAGTGCCTTTTATTCCGTTACACACGGCGAAGGTCTGGCTGTTCTGACGCCGCACTGGATGGAGTATGTTCTCAGTGAGGATACAGTGGATATGTTTGCGCGTTTCGCCAGAGAAATCTGGCAGGTAACAGAAAAGGATCCGTGGGATATGGCACGTGAGGGAATTGAATGTCTGCGAAGCTTTTATAAACAGCTGCATCTGCGCTCATCCTTAGGGGAGCTGGGTATCGATGATACGCACTTCGATGCAATGGCACAGGATGCCGCAAAACAGACGGTGAACGGATTTGTGTCACTGTCCGCAGAGGATGTGAAGAATATTTATCGCAACAGCTTGTAAAGTGTTTTATAATATGATCAGGGAAAGGAGATAAGGGTGCTGACTGGCATCCTTTACATATGTATATGAAGCTTGTAGTTTTGGATGGTTATACAGAAAATCCGGGGGATCTTGACTGGAGGGGGATGGAGGCGCTTGGTGATTTGACGGTGTATGCACGCACGGATCACTCGCAGGTAAAGGAAAGAATGCAGGATGCGGATGCCGTGATTATCAATAAGGTGCCGATGACAAGAGAGCTGATGCAGGAAAGTAAGCAACTTCGTTACATCGGTGTACTGGCAACCGGCTATGATGTTGTCGATATCGAAGCCGCAAGTGATCTCCATATCGCAGTTACCAATGTTCCCGGGTATGGTACGGATACGGTTGCACAATATGCCATTGCACTTTTACTGGAGGTGACATCCAGGATCGGGCATCATGCAAAACGTGTAAAGGAGGGGGAATGGGCAAACAATGCGGACTGGTGTTTTTGGGACTATCCGCTAATGGAGCTGTCAGGCAGAACAATGGGGATCATCGGATTTGGACGCATTGGCAGGAAGGTCGCTGAAATCGCACAGGCACTGGGAATGCATGTCCTGTTTCATGACGCCCATGCCGACAACGACACGCACGCTGAAAAGGTTTCTCTGGAGGAATTACTGCGGCGAAGCGATGTGGTAAGTCTGCATTGTCCGCTCACAAAGGAGAATGATTCGCTGATAAACAAGGCTACGCTGGCTTTGATGAAATCAAATGCCATCCTGATCAACAATGCCAGAGGAAAGCTGATCAATGAATATGACCTTGCGCAGGCATTACAAAACGGTACGATTTATGCGGCCGCTTTGGATGTGGTAAGGGAGGAGCCGATCCGTAATGATAATCCGTTGCTGGAATGTGATAACTGCCTGATTACGCCGCATATCTCCTGGGCAAGCAAAGAGGCTAGGCGCAGAATTATGGATACTGCCGTTGAAAATCTGAGATGCTTCCTACAGGGGAAGGAACAGAACCGTATTGTGTAGATTGTTTATGCGCAATAAAGTGATTAAAGAAAACGCCACAAACATGAAGGGCGTTTTTTTTGAAGGAGCGACTTGTAATTAAAAATGAAAACAAACAAGGAAACCGGATGTACCCAGCAGAATTGCGGGGGATCACTTATGAAGGGTGATCCTTTTTTCTTGATAATTCAAATTAAAAGTTATAAGATGTGAATACGAAGAAGCGGTAGTAACCCTACGGGGACTATTGCGGAAAACCTGCCATTCTGTAGTGGTAGGTTTTTTTAATATTTGAAAGTACCCGCTGTGAGTGTTAATCTTCAACGTATAATAATTCCGGTAAATCTGTGTCCTCTATTTCCGCTTTCTCATATTGGAGTCCATGATCACCACTTATCGGCATAGTGTGCAGTAAAGTCCCAGTCCATACAGCTTCCGGAATACCTTGTGGGAAAGCAGAACAAATAGGTTTCATATTTCCCATTGCTTTGAAATGTTTACAATCCATGCAAATTGCACATGTTACACAAGAGGCATGATAATCACTATGCCTAACACCTTTTTTATCTATCCAGATCATTCCGTACCCTCCTCAAACCAATAAAGCAATCGTATTTCTTTCCATAATCAAAAGATTAAAAAATCATATCTGTGGCTGTTTATTTGTTTTCCTTCTCGTTAATTATTTCTGAAGGAGCATTGTGTTTTTCGTAATCTTCTATTAACGTGATTCTTCTTTTGTCAATTCACGTATATCTTCTGTATATAGATTCATTTTCTGCCTTCACTTTTATTCACCAACCCTCTCTTATCAAAGAAATCATATAGCACTTTATCTTTTTCGTAAAGCAATTCAGGATTGGTAATACAGTATTCATATGATACACTTACATATTCTTTTAGATCACTTTTACTGATAACGCCAGTTTTCTTAAACTCTTCAAGAGTGACGTATCTTATCACTTATAATTTTGACATGCGATAAAGTGTTCTGCTATCCACAGCAAACGTGTTCTTTACAAAATAAAAATACGCTGGAATAAATAAAAGCTATCCTGCAGTTGTAAAGCGATGGCTTATTTTCTATTCCGTTATTTTTATCGGTGAATAGGAATGAAATTTAATGCGTGTGTCCTCCATTTAAGGAACATAAAGGATCTTTTATAGCAATCAAAGATGAAGCGATCAAAGATGAATTGGAAAAAATGAAAAATATTCCTATCGGCTCATGGAAAAAAACAATATGATTATGCCTGGTTTACAGGTCATGGTAATTCTTTTCATACTCCCACAGTAGATGAAATAGAATTACACAAGATAGCTGTTTTGATAGAAAAAAAGACCGTTTTATCTTACATAAAGTATTGTATATCGTAAAGAGGACTTTGTTGAATTTAATTATATAGTAAGAGGAGATGATGAAGAAAACCGTATATGATTTATTGTTCTGATAAAAAGACTGTAGAAGAGTATTATTATTGTTCACCTTTTATACCAGATACAACTACGCAGCCATATGTGATAAAAGAAATAGTTAAGGATCGGTACTTTATAAGATTTGGAATTTCATTATGATGATATATGAAAAAAATATTTTTTAAAATTAACTGTTTGCCAGTGGCTCAAAAGGATTTATTTCTTTTTGGGCTTTTTTATATGTAGGACGTAGCAAATATAAGAACTTACAAATTTGTGCGTTTTTTCGTGTCAAATTATTGCTTTGATATACACACTATGTTTCATATACTGTGCTATTTACAACATAATTTAACACAGTAGTGTTATTTGGCTGCTTTTGTGTTGTCATTTCCATAGATTA
This region includes:
- a CDS encoding zinc-binding dehydrogenase — translated: MEKARAWVIEAKDKLAMRELDILEPGDYEVLFKTEVCSLCTVDRRTYKGTRNYGYPFLGGHECSGTIIKTGRGVVGVKAGDKAIFTSGYCNQCELDRSGRGTQCNRKKEMPKRSSLDGNILGGGLSEYLVIPAWQIIRMPDDVDMRHAALTEPLACCIHSIRKARLKFGDTVVIIGMGIMGYFHVKLAQMCGARIIVSETDEEKRKTAIHEGAAYAFDPSQCDVGEEIRRLTDGLGADAVINTIPFKEVWQQAIDMLAPYGRLIAYSSQNSKEPIGVDFGMVHSREIEFIGTLNPTIEDNQMAVKLIGYQMIDMEKVIDREFSFAQGKEAFDYACKPSVYRVMINYGKEDN
- a CDS encoding class II fructose-bisphosphate aldolase: MLVTLKEILTKAKQENYAVPACNIDNEHNLRAAIEAAEEMNTGIILNTTPVANPDLESFGRIAVDLARRSRVKIALNLDHGKTFEDCLLGIRAGYTSIMIDRSLLPFEENIREVQEMVRICHALGISVEAELGHVGVGEQYHTDGHQAFTRVEEAVEYVKQTGVDALAVAIGTAHGVYKGTPQIHFDLLHELKDALDIPLVLHGGSGTGDENLARCAREGINKINLSNDLKRSAIENLVKEDLSGNAVYQLYPLLAEGFKHKIKHYIRLFGCEGK
- a CDS encoding phosphoglycerate dehydrogenase, yielding MKVLVTSKSFGKLSRKPIQRLQDAGFEVYGNEKGRLLNEEEMVEAVQGMDAVILGTEVFNRNVIDHADKLKIVSRYGVGLDKIDVEYLKEKGIALQIARNANTNSVADHTIGLMLSLCHNITRSDANIRSHVWKKPIAKDLYQSTVGILGLGAIGKAVARRLKGFDCHILAFDSYYDEAFIREYGIRKADINEIVSSSDFLTLHLPALAEFSPLLDAKALSKMKKDAIIINTARAKLIDRQALYDALHNGQLYGYGSDAHYMEPGFDEELIACENTVLTPHIAASSEGAINRMSDIAVDHVLAYFGCQ
- a CDS encoding RraA family protein, with protein sequence MKIDDRLEKLKQFDTPSITNVVATYPDKEYCLGLYHPWRGQWYTDERARVMYPELGRTVGYAVTCTYGLADPNYECLKFADVLKAVAAVGKPVVLIVKQDMPEEIKCRNGLLGGNMMTALRSAGCVGVISDGPSRDVDEIRPLQMQYVLSGVTAGHGKWAVQSVNTGVEVFGMQVSPGEIIHMDENGAVKFPASVIDQVIEKAEYLQKFEENRQRRMRETEDVDELIKIMSGFYD
- a CDS encoding iron-containing alcohol dehydrogenase, whose protein sequence is MENFIYDIPTKVYFGKGQLQQLHTIMKEFGERVLLVYGGGSIRRNGIYDEAVTELHTAGKKYVELFGVEPNPSLTTVEKGVALCRRENVDVIVAIGGGSVIDCAKVVSAAVCSTLSPWELVLHPQEIKKAIPVIAVLTIAATGSEMDHIAVITNPDTKEKIGTRNPLLRPRAAILDPTFTFSVNRYQSACGVADIMSHTMESYFAREDAGLQNRFAEGILKICTAYGPLVLKEPDNYEARANLMWAASWAINDMLKLGHMTQWSVHPMEHPLSAFYSVTHGEGLAVLTPHWMEYVLSEDTVDMFARFAREIWQVTEKDPWDMAREGIECLRSFYKQLHLRSSLGELGIDDTHFDAMAQDAAKQTVNGFVSLSAEDVKNIYRNSL
- a CDS encoding D-2-hydroxyacid dehydrogenase; the encoded protein is MYMKLVVLDGYTENPGDLDWRGMEALGDLTVYARTDHSQVKERMQDADAVIINKVPMTRELMQESKQLRYIGVLATGYDVVDIEAASDLHIAVTNVPGYGTDTVAQYAIALLLEVTSRIGHHAKRVKEGEWANNADWCFWDYPLMELSGRTMGIIGFGRIGRKVAEIAQALGMHVLFHDAHADNDTHAEKVSLEELLRRSDVVSLHCPLTKENDSLINKATLALMKSNAILINNARGKLINEYDLAQALQNGTIYAAALDVVREEPIRNDNPLLECDNCLITPHISWASKEARRRIMDTAVENLRCFLQGKEQNRIV